The DNA region CCTTGACGACGATGCCGTGCCTGCGGGCAGCAGCGGCATTCTCCTGGGTTGCGGGATTGAGCCACATGGCAGTGTGCATCGCTGGCACGAGGAGCTTGGGCGCCCGGGAGGCCAGGATCGTCGTGGTGAGCAGGTCGTCCCCCCTACCCTGGGCTATCCGGGAGAGCAGATCGGCAGTCGTCGGCGCGACGAGTATCAGATCGGCCTGTTCACCCAGACGTACGTGTTCGACGCCGGGGACGTCATCGAAGACCCCACTGTGCACCGAGTGACCGGACAGGGCCTCCCACGTGGGTCGGCCGACGAATTCCAAGGCACTGTCGGTGGGAATCACATGAACGTCATGGCCATTCTCGGCCAGACGCCGAACGATCTGACACACCTTGTAGGCGGCGATTCCGCCGCCCACGCCTACTGCTACAACGGCCATGACGCACTTCCCGTATCAGTGTGGGATCGGCCCGAACCAAGCTGGCCGACCAGGAGGATCGCACCGGTGGATGCTCCTGGTGAACCAGACCATCAGGTAATCCCCTCCGATGGTCAGTCGGAGCTTTCCGACTCGGTTGACGACGACTCGGGATCGGCAGCCTCGTCGGTCTCGGCGAGCATCGACTTGAGCAGGTCCTCGGTGCTCATCTCCGCCTGGCGATCCATCTCGGCCTGTTCCTCCGCAGTGATCTCATGGGTCTGGATCACACCGTCCTGGATCTCACGCATGGCGATGGACAGCGGTTTCTCCTGATTGTCGGTCTCCACGAGGGGGCCGACGTTCTCCAGCAGCCCCTCGGCCAGCTGGGAGTAGTAGGCGTTGATCTGACGGGCCCGCTTGGACGCAAAGAGCACCAGACGGTACTTGGAGTCGACGTGCTCCATGAGCTGGTCGATCGGCGGGTAGGTGATGCCCTCGGAGTTGGTCTCAGACAAGGAAGGTCCTCCTGGATGTGGTCACAGACCAAGCAAGTCTACCAAACGTTCAACAGCCAGGTCGACCTCGTCATTGACGACCACGGCGTCGAACTCGTCGGCCGATGCCAGTTCGGTACGTGCCGTGGCCAGACGTCGTTCCTGCTGCTCGGGGGACTCGGTGCCGCGGCCGACGAGACGGTGCACCAACTCGTCCCAGGATGGCGGTGCCAGGAAGATGCGGGTGGCGGTGGGCAGGGACTCACGTACCTGACGTGCCCCCTGCAGGTCGATCTCCAGGATGACGACTCTGCCGGCACTCACGGCGTCGAGCACGGGTTTGCGAGGTGTTCCGTATCGGTGAACACCATGGACCGTGGCCCACTCCAGCAGGCCGTCGGAGGAGACGAGATCGTCGAACTGCTCATCGGTGACGAAGTCGTACTGCACCCCGTCCACCTCATGGGGACGCGGTGGTCTGGTCGTGGTGGATCGTGACACCATCAGGTCGGGATGACGACGCAGCAGCTCGGCAACCACGGTTCCCTTGCCCACGGCAGTGGGTCCGGAGATCACGGCAACGTGCACCGGACCATCCTGTGTCAGGCCACGTGGTTGGGGAATCTGTGGTGTGGGGTTGGCGCCATCAAGCATGACGGTCACCTTACGCCATGATCCCCGTTACGCCATGACCCTCTTACGTCATGATCTCGCGTGTCGTGATCGCCCCGCGACTGTCTTTCGATGACGGCCCGGGGCTGGGGAAGGAGTTAGGAAATCAGTGCCGTGCGGGATCGAACTCGGCACGTAGATCGTCGAGCTGATGACGCCCCAGTCCTCGAATGCGCCTGTTTGGTGCGATGTCGAGACGTTCCATGATCTCGGCGGCACGTTTGTCCCCCACCCGGGGCATGCATTTCAGCAGGTCGACCACCTTGATGTGTGACAGGGTGTCGTCTGCCAGTGCTTCGTCAAGGCCCTCGGAGAGCGTGATCTGCCCAGAACGCACCTTCGTCTTGAGTTCGGCGCGTGCTCGACGTGCTTGGGTGGCACGATCGCGGGCAGCGCTGAGCTGCTCGGGGGTCAAGGTTGGAATGGACACGATCGCTCCCATCTACGCCACATGGTCACTGTCCAGTAAGACAACTGTTCTCTCTGGGACTTGATTGGTCACAGATTATCGAAACGCGATGGGGATGTGAGTGAAAGCATCCAAATTGTGATCATTTTGCGATCTTTCCGGCACCGGTCATGGCGGGATGCGAAATGAGCGACCCGGACGAGGAATCGTCACGAATCGCTCATGGATCACATGGGTCCGAGGCGGCAGCTCTCGAGAAACCCGGGATCACTCCGCTGCCGGATCTGAGGGATGATCGTCCGCTGCCTCGACAAGGTCGACGTCTTCGTCCGTCGGTGGTTGCGTTGCAGCCTCGATGGGCTCGGTAGTGGCTGGCTCGGTGGGGCCCTGCGGGTCATGGTCTGCCGCAGCCCCCGGAGCCGTCCGATCCGTGGTGACGCAGTCTGGTTGTGTCTCAGGCTCCGCGGCGGTGTCCGCCGCCTCATCGGGATCCTGCGAGTCGGCCTGCGGCGATGCCATCTCGAAGGGTCCATGCTCGGCGATTCCGGTGAGCAGGCCATTGAGGAAGGCAGGGGTGTCATCGGTGGAGAACTCCCCACCCAATTCCACGGCCTCGGAAATTGCCGTGGGATTGGGGACGTCGGTGAAGAGGATCTCGTAGGCCCCCACGAGCGCGAGCACCCGATCCACCCGTGGCATGCGTCGCAGCGTCCAGCCAGGTGCCAGGCATTCCGACACGGCGGCATCCAACTCGGTGCGGTGGGTGGACACTCCCTCGACCAGTTCGGCTGCGAAGGGACGGACCGGGTTGTCGATCACCGTGGGGCGCAGCGCCAAGACGGTGACCGGGTCCGTCCCCATCGTGTCAGCCTCGAAGAGGATGTCGAGTGCCTGCTTGCGGGCCTTGGACCGGGTCGACAGAGCAGCGTGTTGCTGGATGTCACCGCTGATACGCTGCACCTCGAGGTCACCGATCTGTTCAACCGGCGCCTCGGTGGTGTGATCGTGCTCGCTCACTTGTCGGAGACGCGACCGAGGTAGTCGCCGTTTCGGGTGTCCACCTTGACCGTCTCACCAGTGGTGATGAACAGCGGCACCTGGATCTCACGGCCGGTCTCCAGCGTGGCAGGTTTGGTGCCACCGGTGGAGCGATCTCCCTGCAGGCCCGGCTCGGTGTACTCCACCTTGAGCTCGACGGAGGCCGGCAGGTCGATGTACAGCGGGTTGCCCTCGTTCAGGGCGACCGTGGCGTTCTGGTTCTCGAGCATGAAGTCCTTGGCATCCCCGACGACCTCGGTCGGGATGGGCAGCTGGTCGAAGCTGGTGACGTCCATGAAGATGAAGGAGTCGCCGTCCTGGTACAGGTACTGCATCTCGCGTCGATCCACCTCGGCCGATTCGATCTTGGTGTCGGAGTTGAAGGTGCGGTCCACGGTCTTGCCGCTGAGCACGTGCTTGAGCTTGGTGCGCACGACGGTGTTGCCCTTGCCCGGTTTGTGGTGCTGGAACCAGATGACCGTCCAGAGCTGACCGTCCAGGTTCAGCACGGTGCCGTTCTTGATGTCATTGGTGGAGATGACCACAGGTGAAACCTTTCGTACCGGAGGATTGCCGGGCACAACCCATACCCGCAAACCCTATCCCATCGGCGTTGCTGCATGCGAGCTGCAGTGTCGGCTGGCATCGAAACCCGAGATCTGGCGGCAGAAGTGGCCTTGCTCCGGAAAGATCCAAACCACCGCGACAGAAAACCACGAGTGAAGATTGAGCAAAGAACAGGTGACGTGCCGGCATTGCCCATCCATGTCGGAAGTTGTGGGCACTAGGCTGATGTACATGACCGAATCCTTGCCTGATCCGATTCTGACTGGTAGCCAGCACAGCCTGCGTGAGTTCATCGATCAGGTGCACGACGCCGGGTACGTCGTGCGTTCCGACACCCATGGTGATGATCCGGAACTCATCGCTCCCGACGGCTCCGCGGTGGAGACCTGGCACGAGGACTACCCGTACCCCGAACTCATGGATCGCATGGAGTACGAGGAGCAGAAACGCCTGCTGCAGATCGAACTGCTCAAGTTCCAGTACTCGATCGAGGACTCCGGGGACAAGCACCTCATCATCTTCGAGGGTCGGGACGCGGCCGGCAAGGGAGGCTGCATCAAGCGGTTCACCGAACACCTCAACCCGCGGGCCTGCCGCACTGTCGCCCTGGCCAAGCCGTCGGACCGAGAGCAGGGCCAGTGGTACTTCCAGCGCTACATCCAGCACCTGCCCACTGCCGGCGAGATCGTCCTGTTCGATCGGTCGTGGTACAACCGCTCCGGGGTCGAGCGGGTCATGGGATTCTGCACCCCTGAGCAGCATCGTCAGTTCCTGCGCCAGGTGCCGCAGTTGGAGGCCATGCTCATCGAGTCGGGGATCCACGTGACGAAGTTCTGGTTCTCCGTCACTCGTCAGGAACAGCGCACGAGGTTCGCCATTCGTCAGTTGGATCCGGTACGACGCTGGAAACTCTCCCCGATGGATCTTGAGTCCTTGGGACGGTGGGACGACTACACCCTCGCCAAGGAGGAGACCTTCCAAGCCACGGACACCGACGAGGCCCCGTGGATCACCATTCGCTCCAACGACAAGAAGCGTGCCCGGCTCAACGCCATGCGTCACTTCCTCTCCCAGATCGACTACGACGGCAAGAACGCCGAGGTGATCGGCGAACCCGACCCACTCATCGTCAAGCGCGCGCGCGACACGATCGGGGACTGAGGATGCCTGCCAGTCATCGCAGGCCAGGTCCACGTCAGTGCCTGGCAACGGCGTTGACACTGGGACTGCTGGCCTGTGGGCGCAGCGCCTCACCCACCCCGCACGACTCTGCTGCCTCCACCAGCGAGAAATCTTTTGTCGGGGTGTCGGACAGCACGCCCTCCGCGGATCCGTCGCCCACGGCTGCCCCGACTGCCAGTGCCACGGCGAGCATGCGCGGCACCTCGGGCACATCGGCGATACCGACGCCATCGGGTGGCAACGCGGGGACCGTGCCGCACTCCACACGATCGGGATCCCTCACCCTCACCGTCTCCGGTGACCTGCTGTGGCACAACTCGACGTGGCGCACGGCCAAGTCGGATGGTCATGGCAGCTACGACTTTGCACCGATCTTCGGCAGCGTCGCGCCCATCATCCGTGCCGCCGACCTGTCGGTGTGCCATACGGAGGTGCCCGTCGCGCCGAAGGGAACCAGCTACTCCAACTACCCGGTGTTCGCTGTTCCCGCAGATGTCGCCAAGGGGGTGGCCACAGTGGGATTCGACGCCTGTAGCACCGCCTCCAACCACTCGTGGGACCAGGGATTTTCCGGTGTCAAGGCCACCCTCGACGCCCTCGACTCGGCTCACGTCGCCCATTCCGGCACGGCGCGATCCGCTGCCGAGGCCGACAGACCAGTCATCCTCACCGCCCACAACGGATTGAAACTCGGGCTCGTCTCGGGTGCCTACGGGCTCAATGGGCAGAGCGTCCCCAAGGACAAGTCATGGGCCTGGAGTGATGCCCGGGCCGATCACCTCCTCGCCCGCGCAGCGGCAGCGCGGAGGGCCGGCGCCGACGTCGTCATCGTCGCGGCACACACCGGCGAGGAGTACCAGCAGGAACCCACCAAGGAACAGATCCAGCTGGCCACGCGTCTCACCGCCTCCCCCGACGTCGACATGGTCTACTGCCATCACAGTCACGTCGTGCAGCCGTGGGCCAAGATCAACGGAAAACTCGTCATCTACGGACTGGGCAATCTCGTGGGCAATCAGCCCTCCAGCATGCCCCGCACCCATGAAGGTGTCGTCGGGCGGGCCACCTTTGACGTGAGATCGGGGAAGGCATCCCTGTCCAGGGCCGAGTACATCCCGGTCTACATCGGTTCACCGTCCGAGGGGCCGATTCGGATCCATGCCGTCAATGCCGAACTCTCGTCGGGCAGGGGAAACCGGGCTCGGCTCAAGGAGACCAGGAGGCAGGTGTCCCGCACCGTGAGGTCACTCGGGGTGTCCGGGGTCTCCGAGAGGTGAGCTGGCGAGGGTCCGTGCACCCCGTCCGGGCGATGACGCCCCCATGTCGACAGTCAGGGGATCGATCTGTCACTGGGTCGACCAGCCACGGGGGCGACCGGCCATGGCTCGGGTCGGAATACGGGTCTCCGGCTCTGCGTGTGGGTGACGAGACTGGGGGAAGGTACGGATTGGCTGAGTTGCGGCACCGACCCGAACGTGTCGGTCAATCTGTTCGCAGGCTCCGGTAGCACTTGGCCAGGGCGTCCTCGTCGGGATCGACGATCATCGCGACCGACCCGGGGGCACGGATGCCGACGAAGCGCAGCACCCGTCGCCCAGTTGTCGGATCCATCCGGGTCTTCTTGTCCAGGGCCATCGTGGCACGCAGATCGGACCAGGCAACGTCGTCGAAGCTCACCGGCAGCCCAAGATCCGACAGAATGGTCCGAGTGAGTGACACGACGTTCTCCGACAGCCCCAGGTATCGATGCGACAGCTCGGCGGCGAAGATCATGCCGATCGCGTCGGCCTCGCCATGCCGCCAGGTGAAGTGCTCGTGGGCCTCGACCGCGTGCCCCAGGGTGTGCCCGTAGTTGAGACGTTCTCGTCCCACGTCATCACCATGCGAGGTCTGCTCGTGCGGGTCGGAAGCCACCACCGCCGCCTTGACACGCACCGCTGCCTCGAGCACGGTGCGAAACTGCTCGCTGCCGGTGTCGAGCACTGCCTGTGGTGCGGCGCGGATGCATTCGAGGATGCTCGGATCGGCAATGAAGCCGCACTTGACGATCTCGGCGAGTCCGGAGCGCACCTCACGTCCGTTGAGGCTACCCAACAGGTCGGTGTCGCACAGTACGGCCAGCGGCTGGTGGAACGCCCCGACGAGATTCTTCCCGGACACCAGATTGATCCCCGTCTTGCCGCCGATGGCGGCGTCCGCCATGGCCAGCACCGTCGTCGGCAGATGGACGACGTCCACCCCGCGCAGCCAGGTGGCGGCGACGAAACCAGCCAGATCGGTCGCCGCCCCTCCCCCAAGGCTGACGACCAGGTCGTCGCGGGTGAATCCTGCCTCGGCCAGGCGCTGCCAACAGGTGAGCAGGCACTCAGGCGTCTTGGCCTGCTCCGCGTCCGGGACGATGATCTCGACGGAATCGGTGGGCAGCGCATTCAGCTCTCGGGCCTGTTCCGTCACGCTCGCTGGATGGATGAGCGCCACCCGACGGCCGCAGGCGACATCTGTCAGAAGCCGACTCGCCCCAGCGCCGACGACGACGTCATAGGGGCGTTCGGTGCGTACCGTGATTCGATCCATGGCCATCACCTCAGGCAACTGTGCCAGCACGCTGGACTCGTCGCTGCTTATGGCCATCGACATGTCCTGAGTCCATCACCCCTCCAGGGCCTGCACGATGACGTCGACGACCTCGTCGACGGACAGCTCGTCGGCCGCGACGACGAGATCTGCTGGGCGCTGATAGGCCGGACGACGCTGCGCCATCATCCTCACCAGCTGGGAATGGACATTGCCCAGCAGCAGCGGTCGAGTGGTGTCGTTGAGCCCGACTCGACTTGACGCGGTGCGGGCACTGACGCTGAGCCAGACCGTGTACACCTGCTCCAGACGGGCCGCGATGGCCGCGTTGAGTGGCCCCCCTCCGCCCAGGGCAACGATCCGGGTGGCGTCGCTGTTGCAGGCAGAGCGTGCAGACATGTCGTCTGAGTGCGGTCCGTCGCCGTCACCGAGGGCAGTGAGAGTCATCTCCTGCTCCCTGGAACGGAAGAACTCCTCACCCTGCTGCAGGAAGATCTCGGGAATCGTGCGGCCCTCCCGGGACTCGATGAGCTGGTCGACGTCGACGAACTCACACCCCAGACGGGCTGCCAGACTCTGCCCGGTCGTCGTCTTGCCGGCCCCGGGGGCACCGATGAGGGCAATGACTCGGCGCATCATCGGGCCACCACCCAGCCATGTTCCGCGAGCCGAGCCAGATGTGCCTCGTAGTTGCGGGTCGTCTCGGCCACGCTGTCACCCCCAAACTTCTCCAGGACGGCGTCGGCGAGCACCAGGGCCACCATCGCCTCACCAATGACACCAGCAGCAGGAACGGCACACACGTCGGAACGTTGATGATGGGCCAGAGCTGGTTCACCAGTGGTGGTGTCGATCGTGCGCAGTGCTCGGGGAACCGTGGCGATCGGCTTCATGGCTGCACGTACCCGCAGCACCTGGCCGGTACTCATACCGCCCTCAATGCCCCCACAGTGGTTGCTCAGCCGTCGGATCCCTCGCTCGGACCTGTTCGTTCGCCGTGCTGGTGCCATCTCGTCGTGGGCTGTGGAACCCCTCATCTGGGCCAGGGACAGTCCATCGCCCACCTCGACGGCCTTGATCGCCGGGATGCTCATGAGGGCAGCGGCGAGGCGTGCGTCCAGACGTCTGTCCCACTGGGTGTGTGACCCGAGTCCGACCGGCATGCCGTGGGCCAGTACCTCGACGACCCCGCCCAGGGTGTCACCGTCCTGGTGGCAGGCGTCGATCTGGGCGACCATACGGGCCGAGGTGTGCGGATCGGCACACCGCACCGGGTCGGAGTCGATACGCTCCAGATCATCGGGGGTGGGGCTGGTGTCCTCCGGCAGGTGAACCGTCCCGAGCCCGACGACGTGGGAGAGGATCTGCACCCCCACCGACTGGGCCAGGAAGGCCTTGGCCACGGCGGCGATGCCCACCCGTGCCGCCGTCTCGCGTGCCGAGGCGCGTTCCAGGATCGGCCGGGCCTCGTCGAAGTCATACTTCTGCATCCCCACCAGATCGGCGTGTCCGGGGCGAGGACGGGTGAGTGGCGTTGCACGGGCCTGATCGCTCAGGTCGTCGGGATCCACGGGATCGGCTGCCATGACGGTGCGCCACCTGGGCCATTCGGCGTTGGCGATGCGTAGCGCGACCGGTGAGCCGAGGGTACGCCCATGCCGCACCCCACCCAGCAGTTCCACCTCGTCGGTCTCGAAACCCATTCGGGCTCCCCGTCCGGCCCCCAGTCGTCTGCGACGCAGCTCATGGGCAATGTCGTCCGTGATGATCCGAACCTGGGCGGGGAGTCCCTCGATGGTGGCCACGAGGGCCGGGCCATGTGACTCCCCCGCCGTGAGATACCTCAGCATCGTTCTTCCGATCGTCTCGTCATTCGTCTGGCCAGTTCGGTTCGTGCCGCCTGGCGCATGGTCGTCATCGCCACGTGCTGGCCGGTCATGATCTCCACCTGCCTCCTGCCCTGGGCAGCCAACAGGTCGAGTCCGTCGATGCACACCTTGTTCTCCTGTCGTGCCAGGTCGAGCAGCACCGGCGGCCACGGGTCATAGACGACGTCGAAGATCACCGGGGCACATGTCACGGCCCGTGAGGCACGCAGCGTCGTGCCCGGGGAGCGGTGCTCCCCTCCGTCGAAGTCTGGTGGGCAGTGCTCCCCCTCGTCGAAGGCCTGCCTCGGAAGCGTCGAGACGAGCAGGTCGGCAGGTGCCAGCGGCTCATCCAACGGCTGCCAATGTGCAGTCACACCGAGTGCAGACGCCAGCGCCAGGGTCTGCTGGGACCGGACGCGGCTGCGAGACACGATGGTTGCACTCCGCACCCCCAGACGCGTCGCCCCAGCCAGCACCGAACGTGCCGTGGCCCCGGCACCCAGCACCGTTACGCTGCTGACTTGGTGTACTCCAGCCTGGCGCAGGGCATCACAGACCCCGGATGCATCGGTGTTGCGTACCACCGGGCCGGAGGTGGTACGCACCCAGGTGTTGGCCACACCGAGCAGAAGAACCAACTCATCGGGCTCCCCCAGCCCAGCCAGTTCCTGCTTGTGTGGCATCGTCACGGCGAGCCCCCGCCAGGACTCGTCCAGCCCAGCCACGAAGTCGGCAAGCCCGTCACGAGCGACGTCGACTGCGTCGAAGCTCCAGTCGAGCCCCAGACCGCGATAGGCGGCCCGGTGCATGGCCGGGGAGAGGGAGTGGGCGATCGGATGGCCGATCACCGCACAGCGCCGAGAACTCACCGGTCAGCACTTGCCCTTGTGGTCCTGGCACCACTGCTGGAACTTCGCGACATTGGCCTGGTGCTCCTTGGCGGTCTTGGCATAGGCCGTCGTGCCCTTGTCCGGATCGGTGACCACCCAGAACAGGTAGTCGGACTTCGTCGGTGTCACGGCAGCCTCCATGGCCTCGGATCCCGGGTTCGAGATGGGGCCGGGGGGAAGCCCCTTCACCTTGTAGGTGTTGTACGGCGAATCAATGGCTCGCTGCTTGTCGGTCGTGGTGAGTTTGCCCTTGGCATGGTTGGCGTAGAGCACTGTTGCGTCGGACTGCAGCGGCATGCCCTTGGACAGTCGGTTGTAGATGATTCCCGAAACCATCTTCATGTCCTTGGGGTTCCTGGCCTCCCTCTCGAGGATCGAGGCGACGGTGAGGGCGCTGTAGGGATCCTGCTTGATGTTCTGGGCCTGCCCGCTGAAGTTCAGGGTGTCGGAGACCTTGGTGAACTGCTTGGTCTGGTTGCGGAGGATGTCACCTGCCGTGGGGTTGTCGGCAATCTCGTAGGTGTCGGGGAAGAGGAATCCCTCCGGCCGGTTCTTCGCCCAACTGGGCAGGTTGAGCTTGTCGGCGTTCTTGGTCGCGGCGGTCTCGAAGTCCTTGCGTGGCAGATCGCTGGCCTTGGCGAGCAGATCGAACTGCTCATCCATCGTCAGCCCCTCGGTGAGGGTGACGCGTGCATGCCGGATGTTGTCGGGGTCTGCGAGAACCTGCACGGCCTTGGCGGCGCTCATGTGCTTCTTGAGGGGGTACTGTCCGGCTTGGATCGTCACCTCGTTGGGGGCGTCACGGACGGCCTCCTTGAACGCCTTCTCGGATTTCACGACGTCCTCCTCGACGAGGATCTCACCCACCTCGTTGACGGAGGCACCCGTGGGGATGCGCACCAACAGTTCCTCCTCGCCAGCGCCCTGGTAGTCGTCGGCGTAGGCTAAGGAGATGTAGGTGTCGTAGGCCTTCTTGCCCACGTAGCCGATGCTGCCGAGGATGACGGTGAAGGAGAGGATGACGGCGAAGGCACTGCGGAAGTGGTACCAGAAGCCGGGGTCGTCATCGGAGGAGTTTCGACTCACTGTTGATCTCCTTGCTCGGGGACGGTTGGGAGTTCACCGCGACGGGCTTGTTCCAGTACCTGTTCCAGTATGGCGACGGCAGCTGCCTGATCGATGACCGAGCGCTGCTTGCGCGTGTTGCGTCCCGTCTCGTGCAG from Cutibacterium granulosum includes:
- the rpoZ gene encoding DNA-directed RNA polymerase subunit omega, with protein sequence MSETNSEGITYPPIDQLMEHVDSKYRLVLFASKRARQINAYYSQLAEGLLENVGPLVETDNQEKPLSIAMREIQDGVIQTHEITAEEQAEMDRQAEMSTEDLLKSMLAETDEAADPESSSTESESSD
- the gmk gene encoding guanylate kinase, translated to MLDGANPTPQIPQPRGLTQDGPVHVAVISGPTAVGKGTVVAELLRRHPDLMVSRSTTTRPPRPHEVDGVQYDFVTDEQFDDLVSSDGLLEWATVHGVHRYGTPRKPVLDAVSAGRVVILEIDLQGARQVRESLPTATRIFLAPPSWDELVHRLVGRGTESPEQQERRLATARTELASADEFDAVVVNDEVDLAVERLVDLLGL
- the mihF gene encoding integration host factor, actinobacterial type, which translates into the protein MGAIVSIPTLTPEQLSAARDRATQARRARAELKTKVRSGQITLSEGLDEALADDTLSHIKVVDLLKCMPRVGDKRAAEIMERLDIAPNRRIRGLGRHQLDDLRAEFDPARH
- the nusB gene encoding transcription antitermination factor NusB, which produces MSEHDHTTEAPVEQIGDLEVQRISGDIQQHAALSTRSKARKQALDILFEADTMGTDPVTVLALRPTVIDNPVRPFAAELVEGVSTHRTELDAAVSECLAPGWTLRRMPRVDRVLALVGAYEILFTDVPNPTAISEAVELGGEFSTDDTPAFLNGLLTGIAEHGPFEMASPQADSQDPDEAADTAAEPETQPDCVTTDRTAPGAAADHDPQGPTEPATTEPIEAATQPPTDEDVDLVEAADDHPSDPAAE
- the efp gene encoding elongation factor P, whose translation is MVISTNDIKNGTVLNLDGQLWTVIWFQHHKPGKGNTVVRTKLKHVLSGKTVDRTFNSDTKIESAEVDRREMQYLYQDGDSFIFMDVTSFDQLPIPTEVVGDAKDFMLENQNATVALNEGNPLYIDLPASVELKVEYTEPGLQGDRSTGGTKPATLETGREIQVPLFITTGETVKVDTRNGDYLGRVSDK
- the ppk2 gene encoding polyphosphate kinase 2, with the translated sequence MYMTESLPDPILTGSQHSLREFIDQVHDAGYVVRSDTHGDDPELIAPDGSAVETWHEDYPYPELMDRMEYEEQKRLLQIELLKFQYSIEDSGDKHLIIFEGRDAAGKGGCIKRFTEHLNPRACRTVALAKPSDREQGQWYFQRYIQHLPTAGEIVLFDRSWYNRSGVERVMGFCTPEQHRQFLRQVPQLEAMLIESGIHVTKFWFSVTRQEQRTRFAIRQLDPVRRWKLSPMDLESLGRWDDYTLAKEETFQATDTDEAPWITIRSNDKKRARLNAMRHFLSQIDYDGKNAEVIGEPDPLIVKRARDTIGD
- a CDS encoding CapA family protein, translating into MPHSTRSGSLTLTVSGDLLWHNSTWRTAKSDGHGSYDFAPIFGSVAPIIRAADLSVCHTEVPVAPKGTSYSNYPVFAVPADVAKGVATVGFDACSTASNHSWDQGFSGVKATLDALDSAHVAHSGTARSAAEADRPVILTAHNGLKLGLVSGAYGLNGQSVPKDKSWAWSDARADHLLARAAAARRAGADVVIVAAHTGEEYQQEPTKEQIQLATRLTASPDVDMVYCHHSHVVQPWAKINGKLVIYGLGNLVGNQPSSMPRTHEGVVGRATFDVRSGKASLSRAEYIPVYIGSPSEGPIRIHAVNAELSSGRGNRARLKETRRQVSRTVRSLGVSGVSER
- a CDS encoding 3-dehydroquinate synthase family protein is translated as MDRITVRTERPYDVVVGAGASRLLTDVACGRRVALIHPASVTEQARELNALPTDSVEIIVPDAEQAKTPECLLTCWQRLAEAGFTRDDLVVSLGGGAATDLAGFVAATWLRGVDVVHLPTTVLAMADAAIGGKTGINLVSGKNLVGAFHQPLAVLCDTDLLGSLNGREVRSGLAEIVKCGFIADPSILECIRAAPQAVLDTGSEQFRTVLEAAVRVKAAVVASDPHEQTSHGDDVGRERLNYGHTLGHAVEAHEHFTWRHGEADAIGMIFAAELSHRYLGLSENVVSLTRTILSDLGLPVSFDDVAWSDLRATMALDKKTRMDPTTGRRVLRFVGIRAPGSVAMIVDPDEDALAKCYRSLRTD
- a CDS encoding shikimate kinase, producing the protein MMRRVIALIGAPGAGKTTTGQSLAARLGCEFVDVDQLIESREGRTIPEIFLQQGEEFFRSREQEMTLTALGDGDGPHSDDMSARSACNSDATRIVALGGGGPLNAAIAARLEQVYTVWLSVSARTASSRVGLNDTTRPLLLGNVHSQLVRMMAQRRPAYQRPADLVVAADELSVDEVVDVIVQALEG
- the aroC gene encoding chorismate synthase, whose amino-acid sequence is MLRYLTAGESHGPALVATIEGLPAQVRIITDDIAHELRRRRLGAGRGARMGFETDEVELLGGVRHGRTLGSPVALRIANAEWPRWRTVMAADPVDPDDLSDQARATPLTRPRPGHADLVGMQKYDFDEARPILERASARETAARVGIAAVAKAFLAQSVGVQILSHVVGLGTVHLPEDTSPTPDDLERIDSDPVRCADPHTSARMVAQIDACHQDGDTLGGVVEVLAHGMPVGLGSHTQWDRRLDARLAAALMSIPAIKAVEVGDGLSLAQMRGSTAHDEMAPARRTNRSERGIRRLSNHCGGIEGGMSTGQVLRVRAAMKPIATVPRALRTIDTTTGEPALAHHQRSDVCAVPAAGVIGEAMVALVLADAVLEKFGGDSVAETTRNYEAHLARLAEHGWVVAR
- a CDS encoding shikimate dehydrogenase family protein, which translates into the protein MHRAAYRGLGLDWSFDAVDVARDGLADFVAGLDESWRGLAVTMPHKQELAGLGEPDELVLLLGVANTWVRTTSGPVVRNTDASGVCDALRQAGVHQVSSVTVLGAGATARSVLAGATRLGVRSATIVSRSRVRSQQTLALASALGVTAHWQPLDEPLAPADLLVSTLPRQAFDEGEHCPPDFDGGEHRSPGTTLRASRAVTCAPVIFDVVYDPWPPVLLDLARQENKVCIDGLDLLAAQGRRQVEIMTGQHVAMTTMRQAARTELARRMTRRSEERC
- the mltG gene encoding endolytic transglycosylase MltG, which translates into the protein MSRNSSDDDPGFWYHFRSAFAVILSFTVILGSIGYVGKKAYDTYISLAYADDYQGAGEEELLVRIPTGASVNEVGEILVEEDVVKSEKAFKEAVRDAPNEVTIQAGQYPLKKHMSAAKAVQVLADPDNIRHARVTLTEGLTMDEQFDLLAKASDLPRKDFETAATKNADKLNLPSWAKNRPEGFLFPDTYEIADNPTAGDILRNQTKQFTKVSDTLNFSGQAQNIKQDPYSALTVASILEREARNPKDMKMVSGIIYNRLSKGMPLQSDATVLYANHAKGKLTTTDKQRAIDSPYNTYKVKGLPPGPISNPGSEAMEAAVTPTKSDYLFWVVTDPDKGTTAYAKTAKEHQANVAKFQQWCQDHKGKC